The following DNA comes from Solanum stenotomum isolate F172 chromosome 11, ASM1918654v1, whole genome shotgun sequence.
GAATTTTGATCTAGGGATTAGGGTGTGCATCAGTTcggttttatgtattatcgatTTCTAGTTTTGAtccttaacggttcggtttatccaataagaaaataaaaataaaatatttgtacttCTCCAACAATTTGACTCGATAAGACAATGTAACTTTTACAAATGAtcattaaattgaaaaatacaacTGTAACTCAAAGAAATTAAGATAAATACTGTAAGCGTAATTAGTGTTACTCAAAAGCTACATTCGACTGAACGAAGTATTTTCAgaacatatattttctctttGAAGCCAAGACTAGGATAGAAAATTGTGTGGCCAGAGTTACATTAGCGCACAAGAAAACTTTTTGGATTTAGATTTGGGCAGGGGCCGCGCGAACGCAGGCCCCCACAGCAACAAATTATGACGTAGGCTCGACCACTTGGGCCGACCTTAGGCAGGCACCCCTCCAAAGTGCAATGGAGGTCACAAGCCTAGGCCATGGGTCTTATTGATCGCCCATTGACCCCGTCCAGGTAAGTATGTTGCCCAGTTTGCTCAGCCCATTATTAATACTACTGTTTTTGCTCCAATTTTCTCTTAGATGCCAATGTGGGAGAATTATTCAGAAACAGCAGCTATCTGGACAACTGTTGAATATAAATTTATCCCTATGCCTTAGCTCAAACATACATCCAGAAACTCGAAATAAACATCTATATGAACTGCAGTAATAatcaaaactttttaaaaaactaagGGAGAGAAGAACTTTAGGAACAAGTTAGAATAGGGCCACCAGCATCAGCATGTTCTTGAGCAAACCATAATTCATAATGAGTTTCTATTCAATTAGGTTATTCCCACACCAAACAAAATGACACTTGCGATATCAAGAAATTGAATGGAAATTGCCTTTGTTGTCAATTACTAAGTTGTTTCAAAAGTACTTATACCTGCACGGTTGGACTGCAATGTCATGCATTGTAAATTTGTACGAGATATATGTGTTGTAATTTCATGGCACAATTTCAACTTATTAGGACACGGTCTTAAACAGGAAGATACAGGatatagaaggttagtaggtatgGTCGCCCGTTATGTGGGAGAGGTAGGGACTAGCCTCATATTCTCGTCTTTCATTAGTAATAGTACTTAGTAATCACatagtttctttttttgctCTGTAGCTAAtaatttgatgtcattttttttttcttcctgcAACCTTTCTCCTGAATAACTTCACTTtttgagtcgagggtctatcgaaaacaacctTTCAACCCCACAAAGGTAAGGGTAAAGTTTGTGTTCATCTTACCTTCCCCAAACCCCACTCCACTTGTGACATtagtgggattacactgggtatgttgttgttatatgTGCTGTAATTTACATATATGATTCACATAGTTATATGTGAAACATGTGTGTTAGGAATTAGGATGTATGGACTCATGTTCCTGTTGTTATTACGAAATTATGTTCAGGAAATAACTACCAGAGCATTTCAACAGTTCTTCGCGCAATCAATCTCGCATATGAAGATGCCACAAAATTCATTATAACAGGAGAACAGGGAGTCGCGTATAGACAACAAACAAGCTTAAAGGACATTGAGGAAAGTTTCTGATGCACAGGCAACGAGATGAATAAGAACAATGACAGAATGAACACCAAAGACATTACTCCATAACAGCACAATCTGCTTGAACCACATACAATCTCCAGTCTCTTGGTACTGATGCTTTTGCTTAAACTTAAACTATTCTTGTAGGCTGTAgcaaataaaggaaaaaatatcgGCAGAAAGAGAGTCTGAAAGGTGAAATCAATGATAACTCCTTTCAGCAAATTAAgctcaaaacaaaacaaaaggtCAGCAGATGATTGTCTGTATAGATTCCCATGATAAACAGTTAACAAATTAACACCATCATTAACAACAAGTATGTCTTCAATCCCTAAAATCTCTTACCATGAAGCTATCTGAATATTTGGACTTAGCACTTGAAGAAGAACTTACTAGTAGTTATTAAAACAAAGTAATAGGTGGGTTCTGGGGTAAGAAATATAAGCTTCAACGCAAAATAACCGAGTCAAGAAGTTGTAGATCATAAAGTTTAAGAGTACATGCGGCTGCCCCATGCCCCCACCCAAAAATGAAATGCCTCTGTTGCCTCAAGAAACTTATCATTGGCAGCCAAATCAAATAACTTCACATTTTCTCTAGATTGTTGGAACAGCCTACCATCATTAGCGTGTTCCAACTTACTCTACCATCACTACTTGCCATTAAACTTCTATGGTATATGCATAAAGAGGTGAATGTGCATGAACTTAAAACACCCTATACAGTAGTTTATGCAGATAAGAAGGCACGTTAACAGATGATGCATAAGAATTCAATCAACAGCCACCACCATCGCACATACCATCGATGTAGTTATTGTAATTTCACTTATTCTTGCTTACTCACGAATAAATCAGACCTTCGGTAATCTTAATAGCTTCCAACCAAAGTGGAGTACAACATCCAGAACATATCAACAACAATGTATAAGGTAATTTCTAGTCTCGGGccaaaaaaggaaggaaaattCTACTAgcaaaattgaagaaacttCACAAAAAGTTCTGGATATCATAGACAAAAagcaagttaaaaaaaatagctcCTTTCAGACCTAGTAATAACGAACTCCGTATACATAAGTACATCTCAATTTAACATTTGAAATCTCAAGAAATTTGAAAGCTTGCCAAAATAGGAAGAAACTAAACCACAACTCTCCTCCAACTATAACAAATTGTGAATTTAAAACTACATAATTCAGTTCTTTATATTCATCTATAGCAAATAGAACTAACAAACTCTAACCTCACAAGTTAAAGACTCCAaggtattaaaaaaattgatcaagcTATGAACTGCAATATACTAACACATTAATCCGATTCAAAATATCACTAGCAAAGAGAAAAGCATGTAAATTAAGAAACAAGCATACGCGATCAGCCCACGATGTTCATCCCCGCAAGATGCAAGTTCAACCACAAGCCTAGTGCAAACCCGCGTGGACCATAACACAAAAACTCCGGTCACCACCTTGATCACCAATCCACCGGGCAAAAACAATGAGATTGCCGATAAAATCACTATAGGCAACATACAATATCCGATCAGGCTGACACACCTGTACAAGTCCAAATTCCCATTTCTGCCGGCGAGCATATTGAACACTACATAGAGAAACAACGAAGCCATGATTACCCATCCCAATATGATTCCAAAATGAAGCTTTCCAGCAAGTAATTGGAAAAGCCCGAACGCCATAAGGAATATGAACGGTCCAGAGAGATCAGCATCTTCATGAAGATCTGCTTTAACCCGAAATGGATTCATAATCGATATAGTTTTTTGGTAAATTTGCTTTGTGTTAATCCCAAGCTCCTCCAGCAACGGCGGCTCGTCATCAAAACCCGTCGATCCTCCGCCGCCGATGGTGGTGGATGCGAATTGTGGAGTGGAAAATGAAGTGGAAGCAGCAGCAGACCCTATATCAAAGGACATGAAAGGTATCCCAGGGTTCGATGACTTCGGTGGCTGAAACGGCGCCGTTGGAAGCCGACGTTGTGGACCGGGGTTTCCGCCTGACGGAAAAACTACCGGCGGGACGTTAAATTCCTTCGCCATTGATCGGAGATCAAATTAAGtgaataatttgaattatttttgttCCAATAGTGATTGGAGATCTAGAGAGAACTTGAAGCTTTGAGGCTAAGGCAATCAAATGCAAAGAAAATACATTAAAGGGAAAATTTATGAAtcatatgaaaataaattatttttaatgagtttccaagccaaaaaaaataaaaaatcataaatattctttttgtctCAGTTGTCACATTAGAAATTACATAAGCTTGGATTGatattttaacatatatatttttttttaatgtaatttatacTTTTCTATAGATtttgaatctaaatttaattataaaatattgagttgaattttaaaagttaatcaaattaatttctaaaacataaaatatgacCTGATTTGAAAGGGtagaataattataattgatgtACAAGAAACAATTAATAGTAacaaaaatcaaagaataaCAGTACTACTATTAATATAGAAGggtaagttattttttatagtttctaTCTAAGGTCATGAATTCGGTAAATTAAAGATGAGTATGGTTCGTCTAATTACATCCTCTTGATATTTCTTCAATCTACCTTCACCTTTTCTGAAATTATCCATAATCAACCTCTCACATCTTCGCACTAGAACATTTTTTTATCGCCTCTTCGCATACTCAAATCATCTCAACATCACTTTCCACGTTTTGTCCTTCATCAAGATTCAAGATCACTCTCACTTTATTTCAGAGATTTCATTTATAATTCTATCTCTACAAATAAACTCACACGTAACATATTtatcacaatcacaaacacaaacacaaacattaGGATTAGTTAAGATGGTTAGAATATGCTATTAAGTATTGACCATGGTTTATCtagtatttcattttattttttatcaaacaattgtttattgatttattCAATTCTATAAAGTTTCGTGATTAACAATATGATATTTCATTGCCAAcataatgtcacgacccgagcctacaccctggacgtggccggcactcgaagaccattgctggtccccaagcgaaccctcatcctggctgactacaagcggaaaactgattcaagcatacaaagcttaaaaactgaaataaaagttcataaaacttaaatacaaactttaagtccaaagaaaactctgtataataaaatatatacaactcgccataaaaggcaactttagtctttaaaacatttaataaaataaatgatacagacttctcaactgtactgactatctatgaagcctctaattgataaagatggaagtcgggacaagacctacgacatcctaacaactgttataactgaaaggtaaatgaaatcctctgaaagcaaggaggctcaccatagctaattCGAACTCTCGGATATATCAACGAAGCTCATGTTGAtaatcctgaatacctgtgtctgcatcatgagaagatgcaagccaaatggctcagtacgtgaaatgtacgagcatgtaaggggaattctaaaacataaacataagcttgaaacttgatagaaatgaaacatacttacctcttctcaaacttactcaactcaaggaatactcaagggtactcaaaactactcaaacttactcaactcagaagtacgcaaggataagatactcaactccgagattagatactcaactcaaggatatgatattcgactcaaagatatgatattcgactctggatactcaactctggttactcaactttgaatactcaactaaatatgactgaactcatttcaatataaagcaatttaaaacaagtgcaatataaaaaaacaaattgtttaaaaatatgctgtgaaatctgtgtgtatgcaaggatacaacataactctgaaatgtatataaaaatacaataaactgatgtatataaaaatacaataacttctgtgggagtttctctaaccgacaaccatcacataagagctatagtgatgatacaacgatctacctcacgctgccagcgcatcctatacccggccaaaggtatagNNNNNNNNNNNNNNNNNNNNNNNNNNNNNNNNNNNNNNNNNNNNNNNNNNNNNNNNNNNNNNNNNNNNNNNNNNNNNNNNNNNNNNNNNNNNNNNNNNNNNNNNNNNNNNNNNNNNNNNNNNNNNNNNNNNNNNNNNNNNNNNNNNNNNNNNNNNNNNNNNNNNNNNNNNNNNNNNNNNNNNNNNNNNNNNNNNNNNNNNNNNNNNNNNNNNNNNNNNNNNNNNNNNNNNNNNNNNNNNNNNNNNNNNNNNNNNNNNNNNNNNNNNNNNNNNNNNNNNNNNNNNNNNNNNNNNNNNNNNNNNNNNNNNNNNNNNNNNNNNNNNNNNNNNNNNNNNNNNNNNNNNNNNNNNNNNNNNNNNNNNNNNNNNNNNNNNNNNNNNNNNNNNNNNNNNNNNNNNNNNNNNNNNNNNNNNNNNNNNNNNNNNNNNNNNNNNNNNNNNNNNNNNNNNNNNNNNNNNNNNNNNNNNNNNNNNNNNNNNNNNNNNNNNNNNNNNNNNNNNNNNNNNNNNNNNNNNNNNNNNNNNNNNNNNNNNNNNNNNNNNNNNNNNNNNNNNNNNNNNNNNNNNNNNNNNNNNNNNNNNNNNNNNNNNNNNNNNNNNNNNNNNNNNNNNNNNNNNNNNNNNNNNNNNNNNNNNNNNNNNNNNNNNNNNNNNNNNNNNNNNNNNNNNNNNNNNNNNNNNNNNNNNNNNNNNNNNNNNNNNNNNNNNNNNNNNNNNNNNNNNNNNNNNNNNNNNNNNNNNNNNNNNNNNNNNNNNNNNNNNNNNNNNNNNNNNNNNNNNNNNNNNNNNNNNNNNNNNNNNNNNNNNNNNNNNNNNNNNNNNNNNNNNNNNNNNNNNNNNNNNNNNNNNNNNNNNNNNNNNNNNNNNNNNNNNNNNNNNNNNNNNNNNNNNNNNNNNNNNNNNNNNNNNNNNNNNNNNNNNNNNNNNNNNNNNNNNNNNNNNNNNNNNNNNNNNNNNNNNNNNNNNNNNNNNNNNNNNNNNNNNNNNNNNNNNNNNNNNNNNNNNNNNNNNNNNNNNNNNNNNNNNNNNNNNNNNNNNNNNNNNNNNNNNNNNNNNNNNNNNNNNNNNNNNNNNNNNNNNNNNNNNNNNNNNNNNNNNNNNNNNNNNNNNNNNNNNNNNNNNNNNNNNNNNNNNNNNNNNNNNNNNNNNNNNNNNNNNNNNNNNNNNNNNNNNNNNNNNNNNNNNNNNNNNNNNNNNNNNNNNNNNNNNNNNNNNNNNNNNNNNNNNNNNNNNNNNNNNNNNNNNNNNNNNNNNNNNNNNNNNNNNNNNNNNNNNNNNNNNNNNNNNNNNNNNNNNNNNNNNNNNNNNNNNNNNNNNNNNNNNNNNNNNNNNNNNNNNNNNNNNNNNNNNNNNNNNNNNNNNNNNNNNNNNNNNNNNNNNNNNNNNNNNNNNNNNNNNNNNNNNNNNNNNNNNNNNNNNNNNNNNNNNNNNNNNNNNNNNNNNNNNNNNNNNNNNNNNNNNNNNNNNNNNNNNNNNNNNNNNNNNNNNNNNNNNNNNNNNNNNNNNNNNNNNNNNNNNNNNNNNATAGGTTATGactcacgtaactcttaatattctaagagatatggtcgtttatagttgacctaagcagaatcttacttcaaaacttaataaacttcaagaacacttatcaagaacttaaattcataaatttcaagaacaaaattacgctgaataaatcatgattggtgtgtgggtgaaagaacccaacactatggaagcttacatacctctagGGATCAAatccatggcgaaaatccgctacAACACGCAAAAATCTCGACGAAcacttgatcctctcctcttttctcctctttctcctcttttctcttcttgaactctcaactaaaaccctaggtgtattttagaattataaaactgaacctaatcagattagacccctaaaatattactaaaaacgaattaaatctgttttgctaaggaaaagaccaaactacccctctaaaacccggttttgactttccttaactggacagcctaacttcaaaaggtcatatctcactcatacgacctcgaaacttagcaaactcagcggcattggaaagataatttaaagATCTTCGCTACGGTATCTAGTAGcacacctaattcatcctgagctaggaattatggtcgtttgaagttgactcaaaactaatacttaagcataacttgcaaaatttcagattttgctatttccaatttaattctttttgaaactcaaggtgctacatctagtgaccttaacacttaataaattttaattcctctgtaaaatcctactcacaacgacggatggttcaagtcttagttcgaaaaattttctggggtgttacacataACTACTATTACTTTGTTCGGATGATtgttacaatattattttgtaatatactttatttatttagcAATAATTGTTCATTATTGATTTGACATAcctcttaagaaataataaataatagagataatattactatattatcttttgattttattaaatttaatgctttaaaaaatgtgttagaTCATAGATGATAAATAGTAGtagtatttaatagcaaggataaaataaacacaaaaggtaaattatcttttgattttctaaatAGAGCAAATATTATTGAACAACTATATTTAATATACTAGACAACTATTATTAGACGTAGAAAGTATTATATTAGATCATATTGTATTATTTACacatataatttgtatttattatattatttctcaCCATTACATAATATCATTACATCAATACTTTAAAGATAACCTTCAAGAAACCTAGgataaataataaacaaagataaaataagaagaaaaggaaTTTTTTTCTAACAACATGAAGACATTAAATtgataaacatatataatataacaaaataaatttaattatcaatcaaaacaaacattatatTAAATCTAACTAATACAATACCATtcataacaaccatccaaacaagttgtaagttttttttttttaaaaaaagaaaaatattttatcaagttctctaattatatttttttagtactaataaataataattatcttttgaagaaataattaaaatatagtaATAGATTTTGCCCAATCCTTCAAATTCGAAGCTTCAATCCAGTAGCGCAACAATGGCGGCCATAGCTCGATTCCAATTCCTCCAACCATATCCAATCTCCAAGCGTtcagtatttttctcaaaatttcttCAATCCTCACCGTCTTTCTCCAGCTTCAGCAGCATCAAACCTTGCCGGATTCATTTCCGTAATTTCTCCGTCACATCACCACTCTGTTCCAGCTCCGGCTCAATTCCCGAGGTCAATCTTGTCTTCCTCTGTATAAATTTACTTACTACTTTCTTCACCTGAAAAAGAACGATGTAATTCGGACTACCAGGATACAAAATGCCAATTCACCTAAAATTGGTCTGAACTCGAATATCAAGTTTGCAATACCTTCGtttattaaattagtaaataatGGCATAATTATACTTCATAGTAAGAGAGTTTAAGTAATTcagagttaaatcatttaatttcGGCATGTGAGAGTCAATTCACCTAATTTTTTTCAGTGTGAACTTGAATATCAAGTTTCTAATATATTCTTATATCTAGTAAAGTAGCATGATTCATACTAAGAGAGTAAGTAATTCAgagttaaataatttattttcggTGTGTGAGAGTCAATTCAcctaaaaaaaagttttggtgTGAGCTCGAAAATCAAGTCTTTAacttagtttatttttaaaaatggcaTGATTCATATTAAGAGAGTTAGTAATTCatagttttcttttaatttcgGTGTGTGAGAGTCAATTCAccttaaaaaaatggtgtgaacTCGAACGTCAAGTTTTTTGTACCTGTTtgtttgtaaataaaaaatgtaattcaGAGTTAGTAAGTCATTTAATTTCGGTGTGTAAGTCAATTCACCCAATTTTTTTGGTGTGAATTCGAATATCAAGTTTTTAATACtttcttttttacaaaaaatggCATGATTCATAGTAAGAGAGTTAGTAATTCAGagtaaataatttaatttcggTGTGTGAGAATCGAATCACCTAAAAGTTTTTTGGTGTGAACTTGAATTTCAAGTCTTTAGTATCTTtttgttagaaataaaaaatggcaTGATTCATAGTACGAGAGTTAGTATTctgagttaaatcatttaatttcGGCGTGTTAGAGTCAATATCTAAATTTGGTTTATGATTTACTTTTGGAAATAACAGTACATACTTGTCAGATAAGAAGTGCTGCAAAGCACATTTTTTATAGCTGAAATAATTTAATGTATCATGTAGTTGATAGGACTGTTAAAAAAAGAGAATGATCCGATACTTTAAACAGTAAGGTGGCAAACAAAttgggacagagagagtatttGCTAATATATAGTCATCAATAGTAGCAGTTCTGTTGACAATTTCTTAATTGGAATGCAGTGTCCTGAAAGTTCTGAATCGAGTACGTCAATTGTTGGTGACCTGTTGGACTATCTGAATGAATCATGGACTCAGTTTCATGCTACAGGTATATTTATGAAGGTGCAACTTCTTCTGGTCTTGTGATTATACCAAGGTGCTATGTTCTATAGCCTCTGATTGCAGTTTTTAATGTGTAATTATTGAGATGGTTTTTCACTTTCTAATGCGTCTTTAAGTTTGCTAGCATTTTTTCGCTTGGACCAAATAACAGAACCTGTGAATGAGAAAAGTGGATACTGCCTCATATTGTAACTAAGTAGAGAGTATCATAAATGTTTCTTACTTGGGGAAAGTGGTAAGGAGAACATTATATTAGTTTGGACTTGAGGTTTGATCGTGCTTTCCTTTTTGGGCATTTTTGTCTCCTGAGGCTCATTCTATAAAACCAAAATTCATGCAGATCACACAAGAGTAGAGCTCGAAACAAAGCACGAAGTTTGAGAATGTTGCCTTAATATGGAAATGTTTCCATGTGGTGTTGAGAGTTCGGGACAAAGATGAAGTGAGATAAGCacaattaagttttttttatactaAAAACAGACTTTTTTCAAATTGTGTGACAATTATAGATCTTTATGCCAATATGTAAAAGTGG
Coding sequences within:
- the LOC125845411 gene encoding uncharacterized protein LOC125845411, translating into MAKEFNVPPVVFPSGGNPGPQRRLPTAPFQPPKSSNPGIPFMSFDIGSAAASTSFSTPQFASTTIGGGGSTGFDDEPPLLEELGINTKQIYQKTISIMNPFRVKADLHEDADLSGPFIFLMAFGLFQLLAGKLHFGIILGWVIMASLFLYVVFNMLAGRNGNLDLYRCVSLIGYCMLPIVILSAISLFLPGGLVIKVVTGVFVLWSTRVCTRLVVELASCGDEHRGLIAYACFLIYMLFSLLVIF